DNA sequence from the Lysinibacillus sp. OF-1 genome:
TTGAAATCTTCATAAGCACTTCTGATCTTTTCGTTTTTAGCAAGCTCGTGATACCCCGCTATTTCTAATAACCCCCCGTATGATACGTCAGGTAAAGCGTCTGCAATTTTTCTAATCAACTCAGGTGCTGGTGGGTTACTTCGTTTGCCTGATTCTATTTGTGAAAGGTAAGGGTTTGAGTAACCTACTATCTTACCTAATTCTGAAAGCGTTAGTCCTGCTCGCTCCCTTGCTGCTTTTAAGTGAATACCAAAATTCTTTACATAATCCATAAGTTTAAATATCCCCCTGTGTGCGTAGTATATTTTATTATATTTTACTACCTGTAAAAATATTTTGCATCATTTTTGTTTACAGTTAGTAAGAAAGGCGTTATTGTTTACTCATAGTAAATATTATGTTCGAGGATACTTACTATTAGTAAATTTTATGGAGAGGTGGATTATTATGATAAAAATCACTTTGACGGTTAATGAAGTGGCGGAGATGCTAGGCACTTCTACAGCTACAATCTATTCAGCAGTAAGGAAGTCTGAAATCCCCCACTTTAAAGTACGTGGGAAAATCCTTTTCAATCGTGAAGTTGTTGAAGCCTGGACTAAAGGTGAAGTTAAGCAAATGCAACATATTTAGCTAAATCCCAAGCTTTGGTGGCATGCAGAGGGAGGTGAGTAAGATGAATATTGAAAATGTACAGTCATTAGCTGCGATCGTTAATTTGATTGACGCACAAGCAAAGTCAGGTGAGGAAGCTCAGTTTTTAACAGTAAGTATCAGTAGGTTTGATTCACCTTCAATCCTGTTAACACACAAGGTCTTTATAGAGCTTTTCGATGAGTATGAAATTCAAGAGACACACGATTCTTCGAAAGTTCTTGTTAGCACATTTGTGAATAGTGTTGAGTTTTGTGCTCTTATACCTAAGTCTTTGTGTAATGAATCAACACAGAAAAAATAATATTTGTAGGAGGAATTAGAAATGGTCAATTACGCGGAACGTATCGATTCAATGTCAACGGAGCAGTTGGTATATGAAGTAGAAAATACTGCAGTGGAACTGCAAGCAGTAACGAAAGATTTAAAAGGTTTGCTTGAAACTATTACGAATTTCGATACAGCTTATGAAGGTATTGAGAGCGATGAGGAAATTTCTCCAGAATCAGTTCTTGCTTTTATTCGAATGGCTAGATCTGTTAAACAAGCACCAGTCTTAATATCTGAGTTAGAACGTATTAGCTCTGAAGCGAATGCAATAGTTAAAGTGATTGACAAACGGCAACCTAGAATGTATCCGGCTGCTATCTCACAGTGAGGGTATCTTATGGACTTAAATAGAATTTATAAATTTGGACTAAAAAAAATCACTGTTACCAAATAAGGTAACAGCTTTAAAAGAGAACATTGTTTAAGCATTTATTACGCGAAAATAAATGCAGGAATATTATAGCGAATATTTACTTAAAGTACAATATTTGAAAGTGAAGAGAAGTGAGTAGATGCAGGAAATTATAACATCAAATGACTTCTATTTTTCCATAGCGATAGCTAAGCATCGTACTTCATCAAGATGGAAAAATGAACAAATGAGTTGGTCAGAGCTATTACAACGTATTAGTAAGACGACTCGAACAAACGAAACATTTAACGAATATCTAAACATGTCTGCTGATGAACAAGCATCTATAAAGGACGTAGGTGGATACCTCATAGGCGAACTTAAAGATGGTATTCGTCAAAACGACAATGTGTTAAATAGACGGATAGTAACACTTGATGCTGATCATATTGGCAAACATGAGTTTTGGGAAGAATTACAACTTTTTCATGGCTTTGAGTGTGCGATATATAGCACACATAAGCATACCAGTGAAGCTAAACGTCTACGATTACTTATTCCATTAGACAGAGTAATAAATGCTGAAGAATATGAACCAATAGCGAGAGTTTTAGCTAGTGATCTTGGAATAGATTACTTCGATGATACGACTTATCAAAAGTCTCGTATGATGTTTTGGCCGTCAACGAGTTCAGATGGTGAGTATGTATTCGATTATCAGGATGGCCATTTAGTGAGTGCTGACCAGGTCCTTTCAAGATATAAAGATTTTAAGGATCCGAATGAATGGCCTTATAGCAGTCGTATGAAAGAGCGAAGACAAATCGAACGAGATATTAAAAAAGCAGGCAATCCATTAGAAAAGCCAAATGTTATAGGGCTATTTTGTAGAACATATAGCATTCACGAAGCGATTGAAACCTTTCTACCTGATGTATATGAGCAAACTACTGAAATAAACCGATACACATACATTAAAGGCACCACTTGGGGAGGCATGAGAACCTATGAAGATGTATTCTCATATTCCCATCATGGTACCGATCCAGTTTCTCAACAGCTGGTGAATGCTTTTGATTTAGTGCGTATCCATTTATTTGGTGATATTGACGACGAGGAGGATATGGCGAAAGACGTTACTAAACGGCCCTCATATGCTCGTATGGTCGAATTAGTTCAAAAGGATAAGAAGGCACAGCAGCAGTTAATTGAGGATACTAAACAAAGCGCTATAGATGATTTTGGCGACTTAGAGGATGAGGAAGAACAAACTAATAAAAACCTTGATATTGCTGATCACTTTTTCTCCAAGCATGGTTTTAATCCAACTAAGTTAGCTGAGTGCTTAGTTCAGGCAAACCCAATTATTACAGTCGATGGCATTGTTTATGTGTACGAGAATGGGGTTTATGTAGCTGATAACGAGCGCAAGGTTCGTAGGATGACTGCTAGAGTGCTAGGTGATAGATATCGTAGTACACATGGTAATGAGGTAGTGGAGATAATTAAAGACTTGCATACGGTGAAATCGATACACCTGGAGAAGCCAAGCACCAAAATAGTTAACCTCAAAAATGGTCTACTTGATTGGCGAACAGGCGAGTTGATGGAGCACTGTAGTGATTTCATTTCTTTCAGTCAAATACCTGTTAGATACGATGAGACAGCTACTTGCCCCAATATTGAAAAATTCATCAGCGAAGTAGTACCGGCAGATTCAATAAATATGGTGTACGAGCTGTTCGGTTTATGCCTCATTCCTAAGAATTTAGGAGTAGCATTTTTCCTCTTAGGTTCAGGATCAAACGGGAAGTCTGTATTTATCGATTTATTGAACGCATTTATTGGTGAGGAAAATATATCAAATGTGAGTCTACAAGATTTATCTTCTAATAGGTTCAAGCTTGCTCAGCTGCAGAACAAGCTACTCAATACCCAAGCAGATTTACCTGGCAGTGCTTTAAGTGACACTGATATTTTTAAGGCGGTTGTAACATCGGACAAGCTTAATGCAGAACGAAAAAATGTAGATGCATTTAATTTTAGACCTTATGCCCGGCTAGTATACGGAATGAACAAAATACCCCATTCTAGGGATTTCTCAAAAGGCTTTATTCGCCGCCTTAAAATTATCACTTTTCCTAATAGTTTTGGAGGAAACGGTGCGAAAAGTAAGAAAGCGGATGTGAATCTTCTTGAGAAATTAACCACAGAACAAGAGCTTTCTGGCTTGCTTAATAAGGCTATAGCTGGTTTGAGAACATTAATGGAGCGTGGCCGTTTCGAGGATACGGCTTCCTCGCGCGAAGCACTTAAAGACTATATAGCTGTTAGTGACCCTCTTCAAACATTTATTGACGACCTATGTGATCTGGATGAAGAAAATAAAGTAGTAGCAGAAGAATTGCATAATGCTTACATCGAATACTTACGAGAAAGTAACGTGTACAGCACGCCTACTCGTAGTCAATTTGTAGGGGACATGCAATCTAAAGGCTTCGAATATAAGCGAACATTCGGCAGTACCAAAATGCAACTCTTAGGCATCGCCTTATTAAGTGGTAATAATTCAGTTGAGGGTGATTTCAAAGGGAAGGACGATTTACTAACATAGTGCATACGCTTATTGAACAAGATATACGCCTTTTACCCATCTTATATGCCCTCTATACGCTTTTTAAAGAGTTAGGGCGTATGCCTTAAAGCTTAGAGCCATAAGGGTTTTTGGGGTCTTATCAATGCTTCATACGTCTTTTTTTTAACTCTTATAGAAAAATAGAAAGTAATAGTATAGCTAGAGTGACAGAACCGTTATGCACCGTGACTATGCACATTGCTATTAAAGATTAGCATAGGAGTTGATAGAAAAGCGTATAAGACGTATGAAGAATTTTCAAAATAACCAAGAGCCTTACAGCCATAAGTGATGGGGCGATTTTTAGAATGCGAAAAGTAGACGTATGCAGTGCGTATATGACACGTATATGAGCAGTAAAAACCGTATGCGAATAAAAATATAGGATTGGAGTGAGTCACATGCGAATAAGAAACAACCGATTTGCACGAGGTTTAGATGTTACAAAAGTGCAAGTCGAAAAAGTAGAAACGAATCCAAAAGCCAAGGTGTTCCGATATGAGTTTTTTAATGTGTTCAATTGCCCTTATTGCGGAACTGAAATTAAAGAACGATGGGGGTTTGAATATCGCCCTAGATGTGCGCGTAAAACGCCTTGTTGTAAAAAGAACTATGCGATGTTTCCCAGATTGGAAAATTACACACAAGCATCTTATGAGAATGATCAATTACATCTTCAAATGAGGGAATTTATATCCTTATACGATCAAGCTGTAAAAAGCTTAAAAGATTGGCAAAGGAAGTAATAGCTAATGAAACGTAGATCAGTGGCCATTAAACCTTTTGAAAGGCAGCTTCATGTATTAGAACGTGAGCTTAAGAAGCTGAGCTATGGTAGTCCGTTCTATGAAGCTAAACTATATGAAATTCAGGACTTAGCCGCATTTATTAATAGAATCAAAAAAAGAAATTACGTTGAATATTAAGGAGAGATTATAGATGAATTGGGTAGAAGAAGCAAAGAAAATCAGAAAACAATATGATGATGCAAAAGACATATATAACGAGAGCATGTTAAAAATCAAACGTAAGGAGTACCAAAAGAAAGCAAAGAGTCTATTGGATCAATATAACAATAAAGCGAATCAGAGAAAAGCTGAAGTACAAGCACGATTAAAGGAACTGGATGAATTAATCTCAGCAGCTAAACCATTACCGATTTTTAATTTTGAACACTACTTCAAAAATGAAGATATTAAAAGTGAATACGGTACAAAATTAGGCACGAAAAAGGTGATAGATGTTGAATACATCACAGGGATTAAGTATCTAAGTGAATATGTAGAAAATACCCTGTCACGTCTCAATAATTATGACGATTATCTACGTGCTATTACCGAAATTACTGAAAGTGATAATAAACAGGCTATTGAGGTCTTATACAGTATTACTGCAAATGGCTTCAAACCTTCATTCATAAAAGCTGAAGCCTGGGACAAAGGCCAAATTAGCTTAGGTGCCCATATTTCTGAGGGAAGGAAGTCAACTGATTACACTGTACAAAATGTACGAGCGCTACACGATGTTATTCATGAGCGATATAAAGATGTGACATATCCAGAAGGGCTACGCGATCTGGAAAAAGAGCAAAAAGCTCTTATTAATGAAAATTTAATGTTAGTTGGCTCTACACCAGATGTTGACCGAGCTTTCTTATATGAAACAGTCACATATATAGACGGAAGTCAGCTATTTAACGGATCTTCACCGAAATGGTGACATTAATAGATCACGTATAGTGATAAAACGACACGTTGAGCGCTACAAAATGTAAATGTAAAATAGCGCTCAACCTATGATATATAGCTATTTTTATACAGGGGGTAGGGGTATGAGTAATCTTGAAAAACGTATAGCTCGTATTGAGCAGTTGATGAAGGAGAAACGAGAGCCTTCTACAGAAACGAAATTAAGAAAGTATTTCACGCACTTAACAGCTTATTTTCAAGATAATGCTACAGCATCCGACAAAGTGTTTCATATAGGTGAGATCTTTAAATGGAAAAAACGATTAGATGACAGGAAGTGAATTAGTTGACGGAATTAGTGGAAGTGAAAAACAAAAGGCTAACTACACAATCTCATGTGCGACAGCTTCTAACTGAAACGATTAATAATCTACGGAGAGTAGAAACAAGGGCGCCGAAAGATGAAATTGAAAAGGCACGTGTCCTTGGATATCTTGCCAGTCTTATGCAGATGAACCTACGTGACTGTGAGCTGGAGAAACGTATTGAGAAAGCTGAAAAGTTCATGAAGTATTTGAGCGACAAGGGAATTGAGGTGTTCGGAGATGAGTAACATTGAAAAACGCCTCAATCGCCTGGAGGAGCTAATAGAAGCCGTAAGTGGAGTGAATACTTTTCAAGTGGCTGTTTACCGCGGATATGCAGCGTATAACAATCGAAGCGATCGCATGAAACGAAATAAGCAATTTCACGCCATCATCATAGTGTCAAAGGGGGCATAACCTTGAGCCGTAAAGTAAAGTCAATTGAGATTGAAGTGGTTGAGCGTAAAGGCGAACAGGTGAATGTTATTGTTTTGACTAATGGTGCACCTACTCCGACTGAATTAAGCGAAGACAGTAACCATGTGATTATACGAATTAAAGGGTGAACCACTGACAGCCATACAGTAGTTGAATATCAAAAAGGTAATGATATCTACCTAATGGTTACCCTCAAGGTGAGGGGATGTCAACTTGGTACCCACTCAACGTAGGGTACCGTCCTGCTACTTGTAAACTGCAAGTGCCAGAGTATTTACCGTTTTTGAAGAAGTAAATTGGTGGCCAATTAATCAGCCATGAGATTTGAATTATAAAAAACTACACATAAAAAGAGGCAATTAACAATGTCAGAGACTATGAATATCCACGAATATAGCGAGATTAGATTAGAGGCAGTTGATGTTCAATTTACAGAATGGAAAGCTTCACAAACACATCCGTGTACTTATGATAAAGCAGGACAATACCTGGACAAAATCTTTTATGTTGAAGTGCAAGATGTCATGAATCGATCAGAGCTAGAAGTGAAACAATTTGTAGAATACTTCAATCTTTATCGTAATGACTGTTTAGCTGATGTAGCTATAGAGATGGAGAAAATAGCTGTATGCTTCATTATCCGGGTAAGTGGTGAAATTCTATTCGATAATGATAGCGAGGAAATGATAATGTTTAAGACTGCAGCAGAAGCTTATGAGCACATCGAGGTTTTAAAGCGTAATGGGGCTTTAAAGGATTACTTCTTAACGGATGTTGAAGTCGATTATATGGTTTACGCTAATGAATAAATTTAGGGGACTCTCCAAATACGGAGAGTCCTTTTGTTTGCCGTATTAGCTCTACTCCAAATATGTCTACCGTATAAACATGCTCTTAAAGAGCAAAATAAAAAAGAGTTAAAAGGAGGCGAGCACCAGCATGTTACCTATTGATATGGAGATCGTAATGATAGTCTCAAATTTACCTAGTAAACTTAGTGAGCTTTCCAAAGTAGATGCTGATAAAGCAATTGAGTTAATTCAAGCTTGGGGGGATGGGAAAAAAGGTGTTAAGACAATATGGAATGATGCTAACAATCATTTGAGTAAACATGTCTAACAATAATAGTAAGGGAGAAAATTGTCATGTTTAGTAAAGACTTAGCAAGAATGTATGCG
Encoded proteins:
- a CDS encoding helix-turn-helix domain-containing protein is translated as MDYVKNFGIHLKAARERAGLTLSELGKIVGYSNPYLSQIESGKRSNPPAPELIRKIADALPDVSYGGLLEIAGYHELAKNEKIRSAYEDFKDELDDFEIDINVLHEKVRVIDEITDINNLLLSESVQPIYKGHLLNEQDRKRILTMLEVLFPDYQNEEE
- a CDS encoding helix-turn-helix domain-containing protein, with protein sequence MIKITLTVNEVAEMLGTSTATIYSAVRKSEIPHFKVRGKILFNREVVEAWTKGEVKQMQHI
- a CDS encoding DNA primase family protein, which encodes MQEIITSNDFYFSIAIAKHRTSSRWKNEQMSWSELLQRISKTTRTNETFNEYLNMSADEQASIKDVGGYLIGELKDGIRQNDNVLNRRIVTLDADHIGKHEFWEELQLFHGFECAIYSTHKHTSEAKRLRLLIPLDRVINAEEYEPIARVLASDLGIDYFDDTTYQKSRMMFWPSTSSDGEYVFDYQDGHLVSADQVLSRYKDFKDPNEWPYSSRMKERRQIERDIKKAGNPLEKPNVIGLFCRTYSIHEAIETFLPDVYEQTTEINRYTYIKGTTWGGMRTYEDVFSYSHHGTDPVSQQLVNAFDLVRIHLFGDIDDEEDMAKDVTKRPSYARMVELVQKDKKAQQQLIEDTKQSAIDDFGDLEDEEEQTNKNLDIADHFFSKHGFNPTKLAECLVQANPIITVDGIVYVYENGVYVADNERKVRRMTARVLGDRYRSTHGNEVVEIIKDLHTVKSIHLEKPSTKIVNLKNGLLDWRTGELMEHCSDFISFSQIPVRYDETATCPNIEKFISEVVPADSINMVYELFGLCLIPKNLGVAFFLLGSGSNGKSVFIDLLNAFIGEENISNVSLQDLSSNRFKLAQLQNKLLNTQADLPGSALSDTDIFKAVVTSDKLNAERKNVDAFNFRPYARLVYGMNKIPHSRDFSKGFIRRLKIITFPNSFGGNGAKSKKADVNLLEKLTTEQELSGLLNKAIAGLRTLMERGRFEDTASSREALKDYIAVSDPLQTFIDDLCDLDEENKVVAEELHNAYIEYLRESNVYSTPTRSQFVGDMQSKGFEYKRTFGSTKMQLLGIALLSGNNSVEGDFKGKDDLLT